DNA from Caldisericum sp.:
GTAATAAATTCCAGCTTAAGCCACCATCATCTGACTTAAACAGCCCAAAACCTGTTAAAACATAGATTATATTAGGGTTTGTCTTATCGGTAAGTATGCTTATGATAGAAGACAAGTAATTTGGATTTTTATATTTATTTGCAATTTGTGTAAAAGGTTTTACTTCTTCGAAATGAAAGTCCGGGATAGACTCATTCTCGACTTTTTTATTGTTTGAACTGCAGGATGTAAAGATTAACGAAATAATTATAAAAGTTATTGTGAAGATCTTTTGAAGATTTTTTAGCATACTCTTCCCTCTCATGGAATCACCTCGAACAATCCAACGCTATCAACCCCAACATATATTTTGCCCATTTTCTCTCTATGGCGCCTTTCCAATAAGCGTGTATATTGTTATTTCGTTGCCGTTTTCCTTTATAGTAATATCAGGATAATTTTCCGGAAAATCCATAATCTGTCCTATTTTCACATATTCTTTACCATCTACTGTAGTTATTGAAGGCATTTCGTATGAAGGTATGGAATAAGCAACCATATCTTTTGGAAGATACAGGCTTCCGTTTATATTTTCTGCATATTTCCTGCTTATTGTTTTTCTTCTTACAGCGCTTGCAATTATATCACCATATATCATAAATCCAGCCACTTTATTATTTATAATTGTATCATCGCTACAGCAGAAAGGATCAGCACTTGCGCTGTTTGGTTTCATTAGAATATCAAATGTTGCAACTCCATTATTATCTGTTTTTAATCCGTATGCACCTATATCTGTATTACGCATAATAACTCCATTTGCATCTGTTATAAGAAGTTTAACTATAGTTTCGTCGTTCTCAAATGCAATAATCGCTCTGTCTGCATATGGTACCTGTAAATACGGGAATAGTTCTTTTAATTTTATAACACTGGAAATAATTTTCGGTTTATAATCTACGACAAAACTTTCACCAAGAATTTGGTCTTCTCCTTCTGTTTCCTTAATACTATACACACCTTGCTCGTCGAAGGTAACTAACTTCTCAAAACGATTTGTGCAATCGTCACAATTGCCCTTTACCGTATCAACTTTCATTTTTTTGCCACTTGGAAATACAATATAGAATGATTTTATCGTCTTATTGGTGTGCCCTTTCAATAAAATTGTTTGATTAACATAGATATCTGAATATGTAAATATGGAATATGAACAACATCTCATAATAGGTGGTCCAATAAACTGCACTGAATAAAAGAGTTGTCCGTTTGGTATTTGCAGATTTTCTTTCTTAAAATTATTTTCAGTAAGGACGATGTCATCTTTTATATCAAAAGTTCCAATGAGAGAATAGTCTCTATTTTCTCCTCCGACGAGTTGTATCTCGTGCATGCCTTTCTTAATAGTGAGTGGTTGATTTGTCATTTTCCATGTTAAGTGTTTGTCTACAACAATTAGAAGCGAACCGTTTGTTTTTATGATCACATTCGCAAAATCAGTGTCTTTTTCCAGGATAAACGAAAGTTTTACGGATTTGTTTGAATCATCAATATCTACATCTTTATTCAAATCTTTGTATCCGTACTTTGTTATTGTTATTCTATGTTTTCCATATGGAATTGTAAGATTGCTTAAAGGCGTTGAGCCCATACTTTTGCCATCTATACTCACATCTGCACCTTCTGGAGTAGTTTCAATCCAAAGCGTTCCAAATTCATTTACAACATTTTCTGACTTTTTGTTGCACCCAGAAGCACTTAATGTAAACAAAACAGCCAGCAATACAATCAAAAATCGCTTCATACCCACCTCCTAAAAGCCATTATCCTTCAAATCCACAAAAATGATTGAGTTATTACCCGAATAAGTATTTCTTACATAATAAAGTTTAGACTCATAAAGAGATATAGATTTAGCATAGGCATTCGCAATTACGGACAACTTGTTTGTATCTCTGTTTAACACAAAAATATTTCCAGTAGAGTCAATCGACACTATGTAATCATTTGATGCTTTAATATCAATATAGGGATAACTGTATTCAATATCCTTTAATATATCGAAATGATCATAGGCAAATAAAGGCGATATGAGTGTTTTTCCGAAAAGGCTAAAAATAATATTATTATCTTCTGTACAGGTGAGGTTTGTAAGTTGGGGGAAATCTAATTTTTCTAACGATATAATTGTCGGCTCTCTGAGAGTTTTCATCCACAACAAATGCTCAATTTTATTAGAATTGTTTTCTTTTATAGTTTCAGTTATAAAAGACAAAATAAAATCCTTTGTTTTGCAAATTTGCGATATGGATCCTGTCCCTTGCGGATAATTTTTCTTTTCGGGCGGCTTATATAAGAGTATGTTATTTATTTTTTGAATGCCGTCGTATACTACAGTTGTGTTCCTGTTTTTGAGATTTGCTTCTAAAATTTTATCGCCTAAACTTTCTCTTTTGATTGTATAAATTGAGTCTCCACTAAGTATTAGTGAATCACTGGTTTCAAAATCTAAGGTTATACTTTTTTGTGTTTTCCTTTCTATTGCCTTTACATATGCAGGGGTTCCTGTCATTGAGTAAATGTCTGATTTCCCCGTAAGAAATGCAATCCAGTCGTCATTCATCTGAATTGAACTTATAACATTTCCTTTACTTTCTT
Protein-coding regions in this window:
- a CDS encoding PEGA domain-containing protein; the encoded protein is MKRFLIVLLAVLFTLSASGCNKKSENVVNEFGTLWIETTPEGADVSIDGKSMGSTPLSNLTIPYGKHRITITKYGYKDLNKDVDIDDSNKSVKLSFILEKDTDFANVIIKTNGSLLIVVDKHLTWKMTNQPLTIKKGMHEIQLVGGENRDYSLIGTFDIKDDIVLTENNFKKENLQIPNGQLFYSVQFIGPPIMRCCSYSIFTYSDIYVNQTILLKGHTNKTIKSFYIVFPSGKKMKVDTVKGNCDDCTNRFEKLVTFDEQGVYSIKETEGEDQILGESFVVDYKPKIISSVIKLKELFPYLQVPYADRAIIAFENDETIVKLLITDANGVIMRNTDIGAYGLKTDNNGVATFDILMKPNSASADPFCCSDDTIINNKVAGFMIYGDIIASAVRRKTISRKYAENINGSLYLPKDMVAYSIPSYEMPSITTVDGKEYVKIGQIMDFPENYPDITIKENGNEITIYTLIGKAP